Proteins co-encoded in one Haladaptatus sp. ZSTT2 genomic window:
- a CDS encoding mechanosensitive ion channel family protein, translating into MILQVGVPTTVDGIIAQYAGLLGKIAAFILAFVVVYLIGRVILAPLASRAMDRRGFDETIANLAEKVVGVLTFFFALAVAFTVAGFGAFLAAFATLGGALALAFGFAAQDLLSNFVAGLFILKDKPFEIGDWIEWDGYAGRVQDIDLRVTRVKTFDNQLITVPNADLANNPLINPVAFDTLRQKFVFGIGYDDDINQATDIIIEEAEKNDDILDDPPTSVRVTELGDSAVGLQSRFWIKDPNRADFVRTRSEYVQAVKERFDAEGIDMPYPYRQLTGGVTVDGVPQEVALEADDD; encoded by the coding sequence ATGATACTACAGGTAGGGGTTCCAACGACCGTAGATGGAATTATCGCCCAGTATGCAGGCCTGCTTGGCAAGATTGCAGCCTTCATCCTTGCCTTCGTCGTCGTTTACCTCATCGGGCGCGTCATCCTCGCGCCGCTCGCCAGCCGCGCCATGGACAGACGCGGGTTCGACGAAACGATTGCAAACCTCGCAGAGAAGGTGGTCGGCGTACTCACCTTCTTTTTCGCGCTCGCGGTTGCGTTCACCGTCGCGGGGTTCGGTGCGTTCCTTGCCGCCTTTGCAACCCTCGGCGGCGCACTGGCCCTCGCATTTGGCTTCGCCGCCCAAGACCTGCTCAGCAACTTCGTCGCCGGGCTGTTCATCCTCAAAGACAAGCCGTTCGAAATCGGCGACTGGATCGAGTGGGACGGCTATGCCGGGCGCGTCCAAGACATCGACCTCCGGGTCACCCGCGTCAAGACGTTCGACAACCAGCTCATCACCGTCCCGAACGCAGACCTCGCGAACAACCCGCTCATCAACCCCGTCGCCTTCGACACGCTCCGCCAGAAGTTCGTCTTCGGTATCGGCTACGACGACGACATCAATCAGGCGACGGACATCATCATCGAAGAAGCCGAGAAGAACGACGACATTCTGGACGACCCACCTACGTCGGTGCGCGTCACCGAACTCGGCGACAGCGCCGTTGGCCTCCAGTCGCGGTTCTGGATAAAGGACCCCAACCGCGCCGACTTCGTACGCACGCGGTCTGAATATGTCCAAGCCGTCAAAGAGCGCTTCGACGCAGAAGGCATCGACATGCCGTACCCGTACCGCCAACTCACCGGCGGAGTCACCGTCGATGGCGTTCCACAGGAAGTCGCGCTCGAAGCGGACGACGACTGA
- a CDS encoding RNA methyltransferase encodes MTVSILVPSSLVREAEDKREATRKIGYVARAATVFNVDRVTIFPDEAGENRWGGDFVETVLRYAATPPYLRKEAWGKRDELQYAGILPPLRTATQTGSESDDSESIRQGIVTEVGPDGRVRVNCGLQHPISLIVPPSMEAPDVGERVTIRISSRRPVRAKIVDETPPGFAVSRMDLPEALGREDAGLCIATSRHGEELSVGRLGVLAGRLQTDGATIVFGAPDRGLVEIFGVEEAEIAAHRSGIWDTDADSPRVESGAPSRFDLWLNAIPNQGSKTVRTEEALFAVLACLTLKE; translated from the coding sequence ATGACTGTCAGCATCCTCGTCCCCTCGTCTCTCGTCAGAGAGGCCGAGGACAAACGCGAGGCAACTCGAAAAATCGGCTACGTCGCCCGCGCGGCTACCGTGTTCAACGTGGACCGCGTGACCATCTTCCCCGACGAAGCAGGGGAGAATCGATGGGGAGGCGACTTCGTCGAGACCGTACTTCGGTACGCTGCGACGCCCCCCTATCTCCGCAAGGAGGCGTGGGGCAAGCGCGACGAGTTGCAGTATGCGGGCATTCTCCCCCCGCTTCGCACCGCGACACAGACCGGCTCCGAATCAGACGATTCGGAGTCGATAAGACAGGGAATCGTGACCGAGGTCGGACCTGACGGGCGCGTTCGGGTCAATTGCGGCTTGCAACACCCGATCTCCCTCATCGTGCCTCCATCGATGGAGGCACCTGATGTGGGGGAGCGCGTGACCATCAGGATCTCTTCGCGACGTCCGGTCCGTGCGAAAATCGTGGACGAAACCCCTCCCGGGTTTGCCGTCTCTCGCATGGACCTCCCAGAAGCACTCGGCCGTGAGGACGCCGGACTCTGCATTGCAACCTCGCGCCACGGGGAAGAACTCTCCGTGGGGCGACTCGGAGTCCTGGCCGGACGCCTCCAAACCGATGGAGCGACCATCGTGTTCGGAGCGCCCGATAGAGGGCTTGTGGAAATCTTCGGCGTTGAGGAAGCTGAGATCGCCGCTCACCGGAGCGGGATCTGGGACACAGACGCGGACTCTCCGCGTGTCGAATCAGGCGCACCCAGCCGGTTCGACCTTTGGCTCAATGCGATCCCGAATCAAGGCAGTAAGACCGTGCGAACGGAAGAAGCTCTGTTCGCCGTGCTTGCCTGCCTGACACTCAAAGAGTGA
- a CDS encoding 50S ribosomal protein L3 — translation MPQPSRPRKGSLGYGPRKRAASEVPRFGSWPADDGQPALQGFAGYKAGMTHVVMINDEAESPRNGMEETVPVTIVETPPMRAVALRAYEQTPYGKRPLTEVWTDEFHPELSRVLDVPGEQDESAKEELQEALDAGNVADLRVITHTVPSDINGVPKKRPDVMESRIGGGSIEERAEYGLELIAEGGVHEMSDVFRAGEYLDVGGITKGKGTQGPVKRWGVQKRKGKHARQGWRRRIGNLGPWNPSRVRSTVPQQGQMGYHQRTELNKRLIALGDGDDASVDGGFVGYGEVNGQYALVKGSLPGPDKRLLRFRPAVRPNDQPRLDPEVRYVSTASNQG, via the coding sequence ATGCCACAACCAAGCAGACCACGCAAAGGTTCGCTGGGCTACGGGCCGCGAAAACGCGCGGCAAGTGAAGTCCCGCGGTTCGGCTCCTGGCCAGCAGACGACGGTCAGCCCGCACTGCAAGGCTTCGCAGGCTACAAGGCCGGCATGACCCACGTGGTGATGATTAACGACGAGGCAGAGTCGCCTCGAAATGGGATGGAAGAAACCGTCCCCGTCACCATCGTGGAAACGCCGCCAATGCGCGCCGTCGCGCTCCGTGCCTACGAACAAACGCCGTATGGAAAGCGTCCGCTGACGGAGGTCTGGACCGATGAGTTCCACCCGGAACTCTCCCGTGTCCTGGACGTCCCAGGCGAGCAAGATGAAAGCGCCAAAGAAGAGCTGCAGGAAGCCCTCGATGCCGGAAACGTCGCGGACCTGCGTGTCATCACGCACACCGTTCCGTCCGACATCAACGGCGTCCCCAAAAAGCGCCCTGACGTGATGGAATCCCGCATCGGCGGCGGTTCCATCGAAGAGCGCGCCGAGTACGGACTCGAACTCATCGCAGAAGGCGGCGTCCACGAGATGTCCGACGTCTTCCGCGCCGGTGAGTACCTCGACGTTGGCGGGATCACCAAGGGTAAAGGTACCCAAGGGCCCGTCAAGCGCTGGGGCGTCCAGAAACGCAAGGGCAAGCACGCCCGCCAGGGATGGCGGCGTCGCATTGGTAACCTCGGCCCATGGAACCCGAGCCGCGTTCGCTCGACCGTTCCACAGCAAGGCCAGATGGGCTACCACCAGCGCACCGAGCTGAACAAGCGTCTCATCGCCCTCGGCGATGGCGACGATGCCAGCGTCGATGGCGGCTTCGTCGGCTACGGCGAAGTCAACGGCCAGTACGCGCTCGTCAAAGGCTCGCTTCCGGGCCCAGACAAGCGCCTCCTGCGCTTTAGACCAGCCGTCCGACCGAACGACCAACCGCGCCTCGACCCTGAGGTGCGCTACGTCTCCACCGCATCGAACCAAGGATAA
- the rpl4p gene encoding 50S ribosomal protein L4, with protein MKATIRSLDGSEAGSLDLPEVFETEFRPDLIKRAVLAAQANRKQDYGSDRYAGLRTPAESMGSGRGMAHVPRQNGVGRRVPQAVGGRPAHPPKPEKDRSLNINDKERQLAVRSAIAATVDAELVAERGHQFDEDVALPLVVSDEFEDLLKTKEVVSLLEALGVDADIERAENRKVRAGKGKMRGRKYRRPTSILFVTAGEPSKAARNLAGADVATAANVSAEDLAPGTQAGRLTIWTESAIEEVANR; from the coding sequence ATGAAGGCAACAATTCGCAGTCTGGACGGCTCTGAGGCCGGTTCGCTTGACCTTCCTGAGGTGTTCGAGACGGAGTTCCGTCCCGACCTCATCAAGCGCGCTGTCCTCGCCGCTCAGGCAAACCGGAAACAGGACTACGGTTCCGACCGATACGCCGGGCTCCGAACGCCCGCGGAATCGATGGGTAGTGGCCGTGGTATGGCTCACGTCCCACGCCAGAACGGCGTCGGGCGTCGCGTTCCACAGGCCGTCGGTGGTCGCCCAGCGCACCCACCGAAACCCGAAAAGGACCGCTCGCTCAACATCAACGACAAAGAGCGCCAACTCGCCGTCCGCAGCGCAATCGCTGCGACGGTTGACGCAGAACTCGTGGCCGAGCGCGGTCACCAGTTCGACGAGGATGTCGCGCTCCCACTCGTCGTCTCTGACGAGTTCGAAGACCTGCTCAAGACGAAGGAAGTCGTCTCACTGCTCGAGGCACTCGGCGTCGACGCCGACATCGAGCGCGCAGAGAACCGTAAGGTTCGCGCAGGCAAAGGGAAGATGCGCGGTCGCAAATACCGCCGTCCAACGTCCATCCTCTTCGTCACCGCAGGCGAGCCGTCGAAGGCCGCCCGCAACCTCGCAGGCGCAGACGTCGCAACCGCGGCGAACGTGTCCGCAGAGGACTTAGCGCCCGGCACGCAGGCCGGTCGCCTCACCATCTGGACGGAAAGCGCCATCGAGGAGGTCGCAAACCGATGA